A region from the Mycobacterium heidelbergense genome encodes:
- the cysW gene encoding sulfate ABC transporter permease subunit CysW produces MTSSPRVRYLIRSAALAYIFVLLVVPVTLILWRTFRPGFGQFVDWVSTPAAISALNLTLLVVAIVVPLNVIFGIPTALVLARNRFRGKGLLQAIIDLPFAVSPVIVGVALILLWGSAGAFGFVEKDLGFKIIFGLPGIVLASIFVTLPFVVREVEPVLHELGTDQEEAAATLGSSWWQTFWRITLPSIRWGLTYGIVLTVARTLGEYGAVIIVSSNLPGKSQTLTLLVSDRYNRGAEYGAYALSTLLMGVAVLVLIFQVVLDARRARATK; encoded by the coding sequence ATGACATCCTCGCCGCGGGTTCGCTACCTGATCCGGTCCGCCGCGCTCGCGTACATCTTCGTCCTGCTCGTCGTTCCGGTGACGCTGATCCTGTGGCGCACGTTCCGGCCCGGGTTCGGTCAGTTCGTCGACTGGGTGAGCACGCCGGCCGCGATATCGGCGCTGAATTTGACGCTGCTGGTGGTCGCCATCGTGGTGCCACTCAACGTGATCTTCGGCATCCCGACCGCGCTGGTGCTGGCGCGCAACCGCTTTCGCGGCAAGGGTCTGCTGCAGGCGATCATCGATCTGCCGTTCGCGGTGTCGCCCGTGATCGTGGGCGTGGCGTTGATCCTGCTGTGGGGATCGGCCGGCGCGTTCGGGTTTGTCGAAAAAGATCTCGGGTTCAAGATCATTTTCGGCCTGCCCGGCATCGTGCTGGCCAGCATCTTCGTCACCCTGCCGTTCGTGGTGCGCGAAGTCGAGCCGGTGCTGCACGAGCTGGGAACCGACCAGGAGGAGGCGGCGGCGACGCTGGGTTCGAGTTGGTGGCAGACCTTTTGGCGGATCACGCTGCCGTCGATCCGGTGGGGCCTGACGTACGGCATCGTGCTCACCGTCGCGCGCACCCTCGGCGAATACGGCGCCGTCATCATCGTGTCGTCCAACCTGCCGGGCAAGTCGCAAACGCTGACCTTGCTCGTCTCGGACCGGTACAACCGCGGCGCCGAGTACGGCGCCTACGCGCTGTCGACGCTGCTGATGGGCGTCGCCGTCCTGGTCCTGATCTTCCAGGTCGTCCTCGATGCCCGCCGGGCACGGGCGACCAAGTAG